In one Rattus rattus isolate New Zealand chromosome 16, Rrattus_CSIRO_v1, whole genome shotgun sequence genomic region, the following are encoded:
- the Zfand2a gene encoding AN1-type zinc finger protein 2A, translated as MEFPDLGKHCSEPTCKQLDFLPITCDACKQDFCKDHFSYSGHKCPFAFKKDVQVPVCPLCNAPIPVRRGDIPDVVVGEHMDRDCTFHPGRNRNKVFTHRCSKEGCRKKEMLQLACAQCHGNFCIQHRHPLDHNCQAGSSSVSRGRSSASRAAEQKPSGVSWLAQRLRRTVK; from the exons ATGGAGTTTCCTGACCTGGGGAAGCACTGTTCAGAACCGACTTGCAAACAACTAG attttctGCCAATCACGTGTGATGCCTGCAAACAAGATTTCTGTAAAGACCATTTTTCCTACTCGGGTCATAAGTGTCCCTTTGCATTCAAGAAG GatgtgcaggtgcctgtgtgtCCACTCTGTAACGCCCCCATCCCAGTGAGGAGAGGTGACATCCCAGATGTGGTGGTCGGCGAGCACATGGACAGAGATTGCACCTTTCACCCCGGGAGGAACAGAAACAAG GTTTTCACACACCGCTGCTCCAAAGAGGGATGCAGGAAGAAGGAGATGCTGCAGCTGGCTTGTGCCCAGTGCCATGGCAACTTCTGCATTCAGCACAGGCATCCTCTGGACCACAACTGCCAAGCTGGGAGCAGCTCAGTCAGCAGAGGGAG GTCTTCCGCATCCAGAGCTGCTGAGCAGAAGCCATCGGGAGTCAGTTGGCTGGCCCAGCGACTCAG GCGGACAGTGAAATGA